One window of the Candidatus Binataceae bacterium genome contains the following:
- a CDS encoding GNAT family N-acetyltransferase, which yields MARTPGIAPGDSGAAEVEITIVERMRDFGRDDWDALLAADDSPFLEWDWLAAMEESKSATRKTGWAPYHLAARLKDSRRVIAACPLYLKSHSMGEFIFDQGWADAAERAGLQYYPKLLVGVPFTPHTGRRFLVAPEIDRPTMVRALARALASLCTDNKLSSVHVNFCAEDEAAALGEFGFLERLGYQYHWVSAGFTTFDDYLNQLKSKRRYAVRHERAALIGQGIEVRALVDSQIPDAMFDEIYQIYLSTIQKLYWGRQYLTHDFFNLVRDHFKRYLCFIGAWRGSELLAGTINWQKAGVFYGRYWGSFEEVRYLHFNVCYYAAIEHCIASGIQRFEPGAGGEYKWLRGFNPALTRSMHFVAHDGLRKAIANFLARERREVERWITEGHERGQLKAPPPSNVENA from the coding sequence ATGGCACGAACCCCGGGGATAGCGCCTGGCGACAGCGGCGCCGCTGAAGTCGAGATCACGATCGTCGAGCGGATGCGTGATTTCGGACGCGACGACTGGGACGCGCTGCTCGCTGCGGACGACTCGCCCTTTCTCGAATGGGATTGGCTGGCCGCGATGGAGGAGTCGAAAAGCGCGACGCGCAAGACCGGCTGGGCGCCGTATCATCTCGCAGCCCGCCTCAAGGACAGCCGCCGCGTTATCGCGGCCTGTCCACTCTATCTCAAAAGCCACAGCATGGGTGAGTTCATCTTTGATCAGGGTTGGGCGGACGCCGCCGAACGCGCCGGGCTCCAGTATTACCCCAAACTGCTGGTAGGTGTGCCCTTCACTCCGCATACCGGACGCCGATTTTTGGTCGCGCCGGAGATTGATCGCCCCACGATGGTGCGCGCGCTGGCACGGGCCCTCGCGAGTCTCTGCACTGATAACAAACTCTCCTCGGTGCACGTCAATTTCTGCGCCGAAGACGAAGCCGCGGCGCTCGGGGAGTTCGGCTTTCTGGAACGTCTGGGCTACCAGTATCACTGGGTCAGCGCCGGTTTCACGACCTTTGACGATTACCTCAACCAACTCAAGAGCAAACGGCGCTACGCCGTACGGCACGAGCGCGCGGCGCTGATTGGTCAGGGGATCGAGGTGCGCGCATTGGTCGATAGTCAGATCCCCGATGCGATGTTCGATGAAATCTACCAAATCTATCTCTCGACGATCCAGAAGCTCTACTGGGGCCGCCAATACCTGACGCACGACTTTTTTAATCTGGTCCGCGATCATTTCAAACGCTATCTCTGCTTCATTGGTGCATGGCGGGGCAGCGAGCTCCTCGCCGGTACGATCAACTGGCAAAAGGCAGGAGTCTTTTACGGCCGCTATTGGGGCAGCTTCGAGGAGGTGCGCTACCTGCACTTCAACGTCTGCTATTACGCGGCGATCGAACATTGTATTGCGAGCGGCATCCAGCGCTTCGAGCCCGGCGCGGGCGGCGAGTACAAATGGCTGCGCGGCTTTAACCCGGCCCTCACCCGTAGCATGCATTTCGTTGCACACGACGGCTTGCGCAAGGCGATCGCAAATTTCCTCGCGCGCGAACGGCGCGAGGTCGAACGCTGGATCACCGAGGGTCACGAACGCGGTCAACTGAAGGCGCCCCCGCCCTCCAACGTCGAGAACGCGTAA
- the clpS gene encoding ATP-dependent Clp protease adapter ClpS gives MARIIARSRDADNGDGGIVTERRTKEQTKTKKPALYKCILLNDDYTPMEFVVEILKQIFHKQQAEATRIMLHVHQNGMGIAGVYPFEIAETKVRTVEELARDSQFPLKCVMEKE, from the coding sequence ATGGCCAGGATAATCGCGCGCAGCCGCGACGCGGACAATGGTGACGGCGGCATCGTCACCGAGCGTCGCACGAAAGAACAGACCAAGACCAAAAAACCCGCGCTCTACAAGTGCATCCTGCTCAACGACGACTACACACCGATGGAATTTGTGGTCGAAATTCTCAAGCAGATTTTCCACAAACAACAGGCCGAAGCCACGCGCATCATGCTGCACGTCCATCAGAACGGGATGGGCATTGCGGGCGTGTACCCGTTCGAGATTGCGGAAACCAAGGTGCGCACGGTCGAGGAATTGGCGCGCGACAGTCAATTCCCGCTCAAGTGCGTGATGGAGAAGGAATAA
- the clpA gene encoding ATP-dependent Clp protease ATP-binding subunit ClpA, with the protein MASPGVMISRELQVTLQLAMTEALNRHHEYVCLEHLLYAMLHDVTTCNVLENCGADLAALRKKLLNYLDEEIERLPKGERVQPHYASGVQRALQRAALHAQSSGREEVNGSQVLVALFQEAEAPAVAMLLEQGVTRFDVINFISHGVSKTGADQDREVRGTKDTDEDHEGGADTEGDSDEGGAPKLSPAKALKTYAINLAERAAKGAIDPLIGRKAEIERAIHVLLRRRKNNPIFVGEAGVGKTALAEGLALAVHDGRVPEALKDIQIYALDMGALLAGTRFRGDFEARLKAVIKAATGDRRIVLFIDEIHTIVGAGSASGSTMDASNLLKPALASGELRCIGSTTFQEYKRSFDRDKALARRFQRIDVGEPTPDEAVQILNGLKSYYEKHHNVRYTAAAIRTAVEMSARYINDRFLPDKAIDVMDEAGVAAHLRGKKGETVTVGVRDAERTVARMAKIPERTVSSTDRSRLQDLEPDLKKVVYGQDSAIEAVARAIKLARSGLAHPDRPVGAFLFAGPTGVGKTEVARQLAKVMGVEFLRFDMSEYMERHTVSRLIGAPPGYVGFDQGGLLTDAINKTPHCVLLLDEIEKAHPDLFSILLQVMDHATLTDNNGRKADFRNVIIVMTTNAGAQELSRAMIGFGAATSTGSPKAVIDRMFAPEFRNRLSAIIEFAPLSPVVIEQVVEKFLGELRERLTANKVTLEVTEAAKKWLGEHGYDHRFGARPLGRLIENEIARVLADEVLFGKLAKGGKVIVDLADDKLTFSYPGAEVAVPPASALLN; encoded by the coding sequence ATGGCTTCACCCGGCGTGATGATTAGCCGCGAGTTGCAGGTGACGCTGCAGCTCGCGATGACCGAGGCGCTTAATCGCCATCACGAGTACGTCTGCCTGGAGCATCTGCTGTACGCGATGCTGCACGACGTCACGACTTGCAACGTGCTCGAGAATTGCGGCGCCGACCTCGCGGCGCTGCGCAAGAAACTGCTCAATTATCTCGACGAAGAGATCGAACGCTTACCCAAAGGCGAGCGGGTGCAACCGCATTATGCGAGCGGAGTGCAGCGCGCTCTGCAGCGGGCTGCGCTCCACGCGCAGTCGTCCGGGCGCGAGGAGGTCAACGGTTCGCAGGTGCTGGTCGCGCTCTTTCAGGAGGCCGAGGCGCCCGCGGTCGCGATGCTGCTGGAGCAGGGTGTAACGCGCTTCGACGTGATCAATTTTATTTCCCACGGCGTCTCTAAGACCGGCGCCGATCAGGATCGCGAAGTGCGTGGGACCAAGGACACCGACGAGGACCATGAGGGCGGGGCCGACACCGAAGGCGATAGCGACGAGGGTGGCGCGCCCAAGCTCTCGCCGGCGAAGGCGCTCAAGACCTATGCGATCAATCTGGCGGAGCGCGCGGCCAAGGGCGCGATCGATCCGCTAATCGGCCGCAAGGCCGAAATCGAACGCGCAATTCACGTCCTGCTGCGCCGCCGCAAGAACAATCCGATCTTCGTCGGCGAGGCGGGAGTCGGCAAGACCGCGCTGGCCGAGGGTCTCGCGTTGGCGGTGCATGACGGGCGTGTGCCGGAGGCGCTGAAAGACATCCAGATTTATGCGCTCGACATGGGCGCGCTGCTCGCTGGGACGCGCTTTCGCGGCGATTTCGAGGCCCGGCTCAAGGCCGTGATCAAGGCGGCGACGGGTGACCGCCGGATCGTGCTCTTCATCGACGAGATTCACACGATCGTCGGTGCCGGTTCGGCCTCCGGCTCAACCATGGATGCGTCGAATCTGCTCAAACCGGCGCTCGCGTCGGGCGAACTGCGCTGCATCGGTTCGACAACTTTCCAGGAGTACAAAAGGTCGTTCGATCGCGACAAAGCGCTGGCCCGTCGCTTTCAGCGCATCGACGTCGGCGAGCCGACTCCCGATGAAGCCGTGCAGATCCTCAACGGCCTCAAGAGCTACTACGAGAAGCATCACAACGTCCGCTACACCGCCGCAGCGATTCGCACCGCAGTCGAGATGTCCGCGCGTTATATCAACGACCGCTTCCTCCCTGACAAGGCTATCGACGTGATGGACGAGGCCGGGGTCGCGGCTCATCTGCGCGGCAAGAAGGGCGAGACCGTTACGGTCGGCGTGCGCGACGCCGAACGCACAGTGGCGCGGATGGCGAAGATTCCGGAGCGGACGGTATCGTCAACCGATCGCTCGCGACTGCAGGACCTCGAACCCGATCTCAAAAAAGTTGTGTATGGGCAGGATTCGGCGATCGAGGCGGTCGCGCGCGCGATCAAGCTGGCGCGTTCGGGCCTGGCGCATCCCGATCGTCCTGTCGGTGCTTTCCTCTTCGCCGGACCGACCGGCGTCGGCAAAACCGAAGTCGCCCGCCAGTTGGCCAAGGTCATGGGCGTCGAGTTCCTGCGCTTCGACATGTCGGAGTACATGGAGCGGCACACGGTCTCGCGCCTGATTGGCGCGCCGCCGGGCTACGTCGGCTTTGACCAGGGCGGGCTGCTGACCGACGCGATCAACAAAACCCCGCATTGCGTGCTGCTGCTTGACGAGATCGAAAAGGCCCATCCCGACCTCTTCAGTATCCTGCTGCAAGTGATGGATCATGCGACCCTGACTGACAACAACGGCCGCAAGGCCGACTTCCGCAACGTCATCATCGTGATGACGACCAATGCCGGCGCGCAGGAACTCTCGCGCGCGATGATCGGTTTTGGCGCCGCGACTTCGACCGGCTCGCCGAAGGCGGTGATTGATCGGATGTTCGCGCCGGAATTTCGCAACCGCCTCTCCGCGATAATCGAGTTTGCGCCGCTCAGCCCCGTCGTGATCGAGCAGGTGGTCGAGAAGTTTCTCGGCGAACTGCGCGAACGTCTGACCGCGAACAAGGTCACTCTCGAAGTCACCGAGGCGGCGAAAAAATGGCTCGGCGAGCATGGCTATGACCATCGCTTCGGCGCGCGTCCACTCGGCCGCTTGATCGAGAATGAGATCGCACGGGTGCTCGCGGACGAAGTGCTCTTCGGCAAACTCGCCAAAGGCGGCAAGGTCATCGTGGACCTCGCTGACGACAAGCTGACCTTTAGCTACCCGGGGGCGGAGGTCGCGGTGCCCCCAGCCTCAGCTTTGCTCAATTAG
- a CDS encoding PIN domain nuclease: MKLVDSSVWIDYFNARATPETDLLDRLLSTERLLIGDLILTEVLQGFRSDADLSRAQGLLAALEFRPLAGREIAIAAAQNFRSLRAIGVTVRNTIDTLIATFCIAEGHELLHNDRDFDPFERHLALRVARP; this comes from the coding sequence GTGAAGCTCGTGGATTCGTCGGTGTGGATCGATTACTTCAACGCGCGCGCAACCCCTGAGACCGATCTGTTGGACCGCCTGCTATCGACGGAGCGTCTGCTAATCGGGGATCTGATTCTGACTGAAGTGCTGCAAGGGTTCCGCTCGGACGCGGATTTAAGCCGCGCGCAAGGGCTGCTGGCGGCCCTCGAATTTCGGCCGCTGGCCGGCCGTGAGATCGCAATTGCCGCCGCGCAAAACTTCCGCTCGCTGCGGGCGATCGGCGTGACCGTCCGCAATACGATCGACACGCTGATCGCGACATTTTGTATCGCCGAGGGGCACGAGCTGCTCCACAATGACCGCGACTTCGATCCCTTTGAGCGCCACCTCGCCCTCCGCGTCGCCCGCCCCTAG
- a CDS encoding type II toxin-antitoxin system VapB family antitoxin codes for MRTNIEIDDKLMKQAMRLSGATTKREAVQRGLELLVQLKRQEEIRHWRGKLKWEGDLQAMRRDR; via the coding sequence ATGCGGACCAACATCGAAATCGATGACAAGCTGATGAAGCAGGCGATGCGGCTTTCAGGGGCGACGACCAAGCGTGAAGCGGTGCAGCGCGGCCTTGAACTGCTGGTGCAACTGAAACGCCAGGAGGAAATTCGCCACTGGCGCGGCAAGCTCAAGTGGGAAGGCGACCTTCAAGCGATGCGGCGCGATCGTTGA